Sequence from the Amaranthus tricolor cultivar Red isolate AtriRed21 chromosome 1, ASM2621246v1, whole genome shotgun sequence genome:
ATACTCTTTAATgatcgatcaataatagtgatattggTATTTCCTCAACAATTTCTGTTCATAATGGACTTGAAAATAAAGTTGTAGGTGTAATGTTTGCTTACCCTGGATGTGAAGGTGGAAGAAGTTTCAATTTCGAATTAtgtttgccaattaatttaatgaATGCTTTTGGAAATGACCAAGAGTTCAAGGCttctttgttataaaaaaaaatttgaactaaaaatgatcaattcagatcttaaaatgattaattatgatcaattataacttataaaaggtttcaattttaaccttaaatgtaTCAGTTATGACCTTAAATAGATTAAGTATTAAGTACATATTAGGAGAAACGTTAATTGGACTGATCAGACTATCCATttcataaacaattaaaaaccaataatcaaTTATCAGCAACCCAAACCCAAAACCGGAACGAAACCGACCAATTGACAAACCATCCCATGAGGCCATGATTAAACTGAATTTACAAATTGGGCATAAATCTCTTTCCCATGACTTTCCTAACAAGCACCCTTCACCCTTTCCCTCCCTTTATAAATACCCTCTTACTTACACCCTATTTTTCTCCTCTATTTCTCCCCCAATTTACCATCCTAGACCAATTTTCTTTCTACCCTATTGATTCTCCAATTGGGAGATTGTAATTCTAATTGTAATTATTTCAATCCAATTTCATTTATtcgttttgaattttgaaaatggGGGATGCATATTGCACAGATTGTAAGAAACACACAGAAGTAGTGTTCGATCATTCAGCAGGTGATACAGTGTGTTCTGAGTGCGGACTTGTTCTTGAATCGCACTCCATTGATGAAACATCTGAGTGGAGAACTTTTGCTAATGAATCGAATGATAATGACCCGGTTCGTGTTGGTGGCCCGAGTAATCCTTTGCTTTCTGATGGTGGCCTTTCTACTGTGATATCTAAACCTAATGGCACTACTGGTGATTATTTATCTTCGTCATTGGGGAGGTGGCAGAATAGGGGTGCTAATCCTGATCGTGGTCTTATTCTTGCGTTCAAGACCATCGCCACTATGGCTGATAGGTCTGCTTCTTTTTTTCccctttttgtattttttttaaaaaaatttatgtggGGAAAGGACTTTGAAGAAAAATTTTAGAGTTTATTTGTTGGATGTGttagatttgattttttgtccCACTGTATAGGATGGGCCGAATAGTCATTAATATCAGTTCTGATGCCGTTCTTTTGGGTTCTATGTGTATTTAAATCAAATAATCCGAGCCGGGACCTGAGGCAGATTCCTCTTGTTCTGTTGGATGTTTTAAGAGCTTAATTTTGAGGGAAATTTAAGGAGTTCAATAACATGGATGTTTATGGTAGAACCATAATTTCCACTTAAGCAAGCTGGGTTTTTGTACAAATTCCGGGTGTTCTGAGCTGTAATGCACCAACTCTGGGTTTGGGAAGGGATAAAAAATGGCAAAACATGGAAATTATAGTAGAGAGGTGCAGGACATTAGAAAGTGAAGTTCTTTTAATTGCTTATTTACTTGGGGAAGATTTGGCTACAAAGATATGAATGGTAATTCAAGGCTGGGGTAAGTGATATTGGCAATGAATATATTTATTTGGTGTCATGATGGTGGTAGGAATAAGAAATGAATCAGGGAAATTTCCGAATAGGTTGTTGGtggtttcttttcttttttttttttggtggggTGTGGGGGAGGGGGGAGAGGAACTTAGGAAGTttgtatttttggaaaaatgtaGCTCGTCATGTGGAATTGGTTGGTGGTTTAGAGCTTCTGGTTATCATGAAAACTGAATATGATTGTAAGATTGTTCACCACTAGCACTCCTATATAGTAGTGTCAGTTTTTTGATTGGTGATTGAGCATGAGGTTTATATCTTCTGGGTAGAGAATAATTGGTGCAAAGTGGGCTATGGTATCACCTTGGATGATTGAGTGAAAGGTGAATGTAGTAATGGGGTGATAGTTGTAATATCGTTGATTTTGTCTCAAGATTGTTATAAGACTGTTTTTGGGGAAATTTGTGGGATCGATACTATATTGTAAGCTGTATTGGGGGAGTGGCTATAAGAAGTTTGATTTGGTAGGTTTTCTTACAGTTCCACTTGTTTTATTATGAAGAACTGGTTTTTGGTAtaagaatataattaatatttgtcTTATAGTTCAGATGAGCAAATTGTTTGTCctattcattgatcatattgATTAGGGAAGTTTGTCAGTATCTTTTGTGGAGAGAATATAAGCAGAGAGAATATAGTATCGAAGGTGAGTTGAGTAGCAAATTAGGTGTGTGTTCTTGCTGTGTTCCCCTGAAGGATGAAGTTGCTAGGTCAAGTGTTATTGCTTATGGAAATGATTCTGCAGCAGTGTGTAGTTGGCTCTCTTGTTTCAATTTCTTGGTTTTGAGGTTGTTACTTGTTGATATTTGTTTCACGATGAAGTTAATTTCATTTACAGCATATGATTTTTCCTGTAACTCATCACTAACATTTTTTTTGGTGGATTGGCTGATTAGCAGAATTTGATGGTCTTGTGGCGACTTATTTAAGTGTAGATCTGTCTTGCAGTGGTTATTGAATTGTTTGAAAAGACACTTATTTCAAAGTTTAGATTTATGGTACCCTTTTCTGCTGGAATGAATCTATTGTGAGCATGATTAAGGGAAGGTCGTGTTGGCATACGAATGAATGTAATATTTTGATAAAGTTGGAGATGAAAATGGGAATGGCTTATACTATCAGTTATTAGGGAATAAAGTCAAGTATTTTCTAATAAATGCCCGTTGAAGATAATTATAGCAAAGCTAGTTCACTTGACAAATTGAACTTGTTTGCTGTCCAAGAGGCATGCACTACTAGCACTAGTATATAAATGCGTGAAAGAAACTCCTTATAAGTCCTAATATCTAGCTATTGGAGAGGAACACTTTGTGGCCTTCTATTTTACACTAGTTCTTTATTGAGGtagtctcaccgtgagataACTTCATTTAGGTCAGcccaaactattaaaaaaactgcttcatgtacaagtgtaaattcatatttcatatatttcattgttttttttaaatattttttcaagtACTGGCCTTTTGTATGGACCCACCTCACGGTAAgagtatgagacggtctcatacaagagtgACTTTCTATTTTAAGCCTGCAACCTTGTGATTGAGTTATATTTCATTGGTTATGATCATTTGGGATTTGGGATAATGAATTATTTAAGCCTTGAAAAGATGAATTAGTACCTGGTAGAGGTGGTTGTGAATTTTGAAGAATTTATAGTTTGGTTAAGGAAGCTTTTATCATTGATCACCTATCTATTTGATTTCTACTTCGTTGGCATCGTTGTCTCTCCCTAATGCTCCACACCTTATGATATCCATACTGTGGAGTAGAGTTTCAAATTGGCTCTTTGGCATCTTCATGTCAAACTGTTTTTTTTCTTGCTTCTGCTTCCTCAGTGTTGGTGTTGCTTTCTCTTCTCCGTTTACATTTTTAACCTCACTTTATCGTCTAAactgcttgttcattcattataatACGGGAATTCTCTTGATTAGAGTCTTTTAGTACCTTGTCGTAAGCAATGTTATTGTTGATGTCAGCAGATATTTTCACGTTTGAATCTACGTATAGAATGAAAACATACTTTATCTGAACTGTGGTAGTATGGAAAATCCTGCCAATTTGGTTCTTTCTATCACGCTTCTTTGACTTTGAAGATTTTAACCAAGTGATGGAATGTATACAAATAGTGATAGACTGCTAGTGTGGAAATTGATGCGAAGTTTTTTTCGTCTTCAtgcttattttttattgaagtCCTTCTTTCTTGTATTGTTTTCTTGATAGTTTCTAGCTACACCTTTTCCCATATGACCAGAATATTtaaattctcttattttttttgtcttcatTGACTCCTGAGCATGTTGATAATATTTGAATGGGGTATACAGTTGGTGTATGGTGTATACACTGTAAAAGTAGGCACTTTGTGCCCGCTCCCCTCAAAATCCCTATGAGCCTTgaagctttttttattttatttggtaaTTTTTTGACTAAGGATGTGAATATCTTTTATGTATACTTTTCGTTGTTAGTTTTTGAATGTTTTATAACCAATTGAGAACTTAAGCTGATGAAGCTCCTTTTGCTTTCTCAGGTTGGGTCTTGTTTCAACAATAAAGGTGAGGATTTTATTCATTTGTATTTGCTATAATGTTtcatttaagatattgataTATGGCTGTGAACTATGCTGGCTAACTGATTTACTTATTTCTATTCACTTTTCTTTGTGTTAAtgtttttttgtatatttatatactcCTTAGTCCCAACCATTTTGCCCCATTTGCTTTTGGCACAGAGACTAAGGAGTTGGATATAATGGATTAAAGTAGTGAGACAATTAAAAGAGTAAAGTTGTGGGGTCATATTCCGATATACATTTGGGGCAAATTAACTGGGACAAACTAACATCTTTCTAATTCTATTTTCGGACAGTTTACTAACAttttcccatttttatttttggctatatttcttttaactttttaagtGGCAAACTAATTCTACCCTTTAAATGCCCATCATATGCACATGCGCTTACTTTTTAAGTAGTCTTCAATGGTTTCTTAAAAACCGTGCATATTGAAATGGAAAGAATGCAATGGGAATCAGGGAGTATGTAGTTGTGCATTTGGTGGCTAGCTGAACCATCATTTATCTTTTCTGTTCACGACTTTGAGTTTTGTTTTGATTGGTTGATGTCATTGTTATCTTGTATATAATCTATATGTTAAGCTGCTAGTTGCTTGCTTAGTTTCACGCACACTGTTATTTGTTGACTTCTCCCAAAGTGAACTTTTATTTAAGGGGATTCTTTGATCTTTTCTTACCTTCTTCAAACTAGTGGGGAAGTCTTGAAAAGAGTTTTTTTAGAGGAACTGTTTATACTTCTGATAGTGTTATCTTGCTGAGCTTCTACAATTGACTTTTTATGATTCTTTATTTGATggttatttaattttatctatttatcTTTATAGGATCGAGCTAGTGAGATATACAAGAAGGTAGAAGATCAGAAGTCAAGTAGAGGACGAAATCAAGATGCAATATTGGCTGCATGCCTGTACATAGCTTGCCGGCAAGAGGACAAACCTCGGACTGTAAAAGGTACAACCTTTTTTCTAAGGAAAAATTAcagtgaataatacaaccttttgttaatttccctacaataataccaactattgattaaacatgaataataccaacttaaagggtgttttcctagaaaatccctaacatgttaaaaatcaaactataggttaTTATAAGACAAAAAGAATTGgcaaattagttaataaactaaagttggtgctttcctttttctaatttattctttttaatgAAGTGTGGATCTTGCTCtctatttttttctgaaattcttTGTACACGTGAATTTCATATAGAAATTTGTTCTGTTGCCAATGGTGCAACAAAAAAAGAGATTGGTCGGGCAAAAGAATACATCGTAAAACAGTTGGAGGTTGAAATGGGGAAAGCAGTGGACATGGGAACGATACATGCTGGCGATTTCTTGGTAAATGCTTATTTCCTCAACAGGAGAAGTTAAATGGGTACTTTTTTGTCTTTACTTAATGCTTGAAACGGTATTGAAACTTTTTACAGAGACGATTTTGCTCAAATCTTGGTATGAACAATCAAGCCATGAAGGCTGCCCAAGAAGCTGTTCAAAAATCTGAAGAAATTGATATAAGGTTGTACCCCTTAAGTATATATTGTAACTTGTGATTATTTACTGTGTTCAGAAACATGAACTGTCAAGCATGTACTTGCAGTTTAGAGTGCATCTCAGTAATGATTGTGGTTTCAACAATAAAATCTTTTATGCCCCTCTTCATAGATAATGAAGTATATAAGGAGGAAATTTGCAAATATTTTGTCTTATACAATGGAGATTCATGAAAACTGATCGGTTTTACTTCTTATTGCAACTAGTTCAAGCATTGCTGTAATACCAGAATACGCTTTTCTCCAAAATTTGTGGCTATATTGGTGGGTTTTATAGACGCATGGTTCTAATTATTCAGAAACTATATTGAGCTACAAGAAGATTATAAATGGTTGCTTTGCTGCATGTTTCGTAGAGGAGAAAAATTATTGACTATTTTGATATTCtatttgaaattgttttttttttccatgcAAGATACTTTTGATTTGTAGTGTGTTGTGTTGCTCAAATGTGTAGTGTCccgtgtaacataattcgctttttaacTTCGCATTCGCTCGAATTTGACGAAGAGTAGCACAAAACCcaccataatttgcttttttcgattcgcgattcatgaggagattagcgaatcagTAAAACTGGTAGTGTCAGCTTTGCTTACCTTGTGATGATACAAGTCATTAATGGCTGCTGTGGTACATCCTAGATTCTTGGTTTGAGTAGTTTTATCTCATTGCTTACCATGTTACAGCAACTACTAAGCATGCATCAAGCTATTAACTTGTTACTTCTTGCAATCTTTACAGGAGAAGTCCCATTTCCATTGCGGCTGCAGTTATCTATATTATTACTCAACTTTCAGAGGAGAAAAAACCCCTTAAAGGTCTGTCATATTGGCTCTGTGTTTGAGTTTTGATACTCAGTTCATGTAGGAGTCTACCTATTTTCTTCTTGCTGGACTGATTATGATTCGTTTTGCGTTATAGGCTATGTTCAGCTCAACTTATTCTATGAAAATATCATATTGGATCAGAAAAGATCAATTCATATTAAATTAGTAGTAAATTTTAAGATCACCATCTACACTCTAAAATAAATAACTGGAAGGAGTGATAGTTGAAATATTTGACTACTTGAATACACTAGCAAGTGTAGTTTTCAGTCGCATCAATGTTGTGTTGAAGAAATAATATCGAAGGTGATCTGCCTTGTTCTTTGCTATGATAGGCTCTTAGTTGACTGTAATTGAAGGCTCTATGTTTTAGAAGATATCCGGACTCTTATAAATAATAGCTGTATATCTAACCAAATTCATGAGAGTAGAAAAGGGATAGCGTCTACAAGCTTCACGCCTTCATTCGTCTGTAAGGGTTTAATATACTTTTCTCTCACATTAGGGGTAGTTCTAATCTTGATTCTTGTCTTACGGAGG
This genomic interval carries:
- the LOC130813416 gene encoding transcription initiation factor IIB-2, with product MGDAYCTDCKKHTEVVFDHSAGDTVCSECGLVLESHSIDETSEWRTFANESNDNDPVRVGGPSNPLLSDGGLSTVISKPNGTTGDYLSSSLGRWQNRGANPDRGLILAFKTIATMADRLGLVSTIKDRASEIYKKVEDQKSSRGRNQDAILAACLYIACRQEDKPRTVKEICSVANGATKKEIGRAKEYIVKQLEVEMGKAVDMGTIHAGDFLRRFCSNLGMNNQAMKAAQEAVQKSEEIDIRRSPISIAAAVIYIITQLSEEKKPLKDISLATGVAEGTIRNAYKDLYPHISKIIPTWYAKEEDLKNLNSP